Sequence from the Microbacterium sp. AZCO genome:
TCGAGGTCGGCCACCTCTGCGAAGCGTCCGGGAGGCGCCGCGAAGCGGAAGGTCGAGCCCGCGAAGCCGAGCGACTCGATCTCGCGGGCGCCCGGCATCCGGGCGTCGAGCAGCAAGTCGCGACCGGTGATGCCGACGTCGAGTGCGCCGGACCCGACGTACGTGGCGATGTCCTTGGGGCGGAGGTAGAAGAACTCGACCTCGTTCTGCGGGTCGATGACGTGGAGGTCTTTGGGGTCGCGGCGGCCGACATAGCCGGCCTCCTGGAGCATCTCGGAGGCGGTCTCGGCGAGCGAGCCCTTGTTGGGCACGGCGATGCGCAGCATGACGGGGGCTTTCGGTTCTGGGCGTCGGGGATCTCTTCAGCGGGACTCAGAGATGTCGGTAGACGTCCTCGAGCGACAGGCCCTTCGAGATCAGCAGCACCTGCAGGTGGTACAGCAGCTGCGAGGCCTCCTCGGCCGTGGCATCCGTCGACTCGTACTCGGCCGCCATCCAGACCTCGGCGGCTTCCTCGACGATCTTCTTGCCGATGTAGTGCACACCCGCGTCGAGCTCGGCGACGGTACCCGAACCCTCGGGGCGCTCGACCGCTTTCGCGGAGAGCTCGGCGAACAGCTCGTCGAACGTCTTCACCATGCCAGGGTACCGGGCGCCCGGGATGCTCCGGCGCCGCGTGACACCGGGCTCAGTGGTGGTGGGCCGCTGCGAGGCCGCGAAGGCCGCGGATCGCGGCATCCGGATCCCCCGCACCGAATACGGCAGACCCCGCGACGAAGGTGTCGGCGCCCGCCTCGGCAGCCTGCGCGATCGTCGCCTCGCCGATGCCGCCGTCCACCTGCAGCCATACCGACGATCCGCGACGGCGGGCCTCGTCGGCGAGAAGACGGAGCTTGGGCATCGTGTCGGGCATGAACGACTGCCCGCCGAAGCCGGGCTCGACCGTCATGACGAGGATCTGGTCGAACTCTCCCAGGTGGTCGAAGAGGGATTCGACCGGCGTTCCCGGCTTGACGGCGACGCCGGCGCGCGAGCCGATCTCGCGCAGTCGGCGGGCGAGGGCGACGGGCTCGGCCGCCGCCTCCAGGTGGAAGGTGACCGACGCGGCGCCCAGCTCCGCATATCCCGGAGCCCAGCGATCGGGATCGGTGATCATGAGGTGCACGTCGAGCGGCACGGGGCTCGTCGCCTGGATGCGCTCGACCATCTGCGGGCCGAACGTGAGGTTGGGTACGAAGTGGTTGTCCATGACATCGACGTGCACGAAGTCGGCTCCGTCGATGCGGGCGAGCTCGGCCTGCATGTTCACGAAGTCTGCGGCGAGGATGCTGGGATTGATCCGGATGCTGTCCTCGTCGTGGCGCTGCATCCGTCCATTATGGTCGAGCCGTGGATCCCATCACGGCGCTGCTGGCGCAGGTACTGGACGACATCCGGGGCGACGATCGCGGGGCGCCCGCGTCGTACATCCCGGAGCTCGCGACAGTGGACCCCGACCACCTCGCCTTCGGCGTCGTCGGGCCGCGCGGCCGCATCCGGTCGGTGGGAGACGACGAGGTCGAGTTCACGATCCAGTCGATCTCGAAGCCCTTCGTCCTCGCGCACGTGCTCGCCCAGCGCGGCCTCTCGGACGTCCTGACGCGCGTCGGCGCCGAACCCAGCGGCGAGCCCTTCAACGCCATCAGCCTCGAAGAGGGCACCGGCCGCCCCGCCAACCCCATGGTCAATGCGGGCGCCATCGCGACGACGGGCATGGTGCCGGGCGACGACGTGGCCTCGCGCACCGAGAGCGTCCTCGCGACGCTGTCCGCCTTCGCCGGTCGACGGCTGCGCGTCGACGAGGACGTCTACCACTCGGAGTCGTCGACGGGCGATCGAAATCGCGCCCTTGCGCACCTCATGCGGTCGTACGGCATCATCGACGCGCCCGTCGACCTCGCGGTGGAGACGTACTTCCGGCAGTGCTCGATCCTCGTGACGGTGCGCGACCTCGCCGTCATGGCCTCGACCCTCGCCTTCGGCGGCGTGAACCCGGTGACGGGCGACCGCGTCGTGCAGGAGCGCGTCGCGCGCGACGTGCTGTCGATCATGTCGAGCTGCGGCATGTACGACTTCTCCGGCGAATGGATGCTGCGCGTCGGCCTGCCGGCCAAGAGCGGCGTGAGCGGCGGCGTGCTCGCCGTCGCGCCGTCGCAGTTCGGCGTCGCGGCGTTCAGCCCGCGCCTCGACGAGCACGGCAACAGCGTGCGCGGGCAGGCCATCGTCGAGACCCTCTCCGACCGCATGGGCATGCACCTGCTCGAGCCGCACGAGAGCATCTCGCAGCCCATCGTCGACGTGTCGGAGACGAGCGACGGCCGGGTCATCCGGCTGAGCGGCGAACTGGGATTCGCAGCCGCGGAGCGCGTGCTCGTCGTGCTGCGCGACCTGGCGACGATGGCCCCGAAGGATGCCGTCCTCCTCGTCGACGGCCGCGAGCTGGCCCGCACGCACCCGGCGGCGATGGTCGCCCTGCGCTCCGAGCTCGAGCTGCTGCCGGGGACGATCCGCTTCGTGGAGTAGCCCGCCTCCCTCACCCGCCGGTGGCCCCGTCGCGGCGAGAGGCGGACGGATGCCGCGGGTCAGCGCTTGCGCAGGAGTGAGATCGACATCGCGTCCGTGTTGTGCCGGTGCGGCCACAGCTGTGCGCGCTTCGACCCGTCGGCCTGCTCGGGCAGACGCGGGTCGGTGTCGGCGAGGGCGGTGAGGACCGCCCGGGCGTCGAGCTCCTCGATCGCGTCGCCGAAGGAGCGCCGGATCTCGCCGACCACGCCCGACGTCTCGGCGAGGTGCGGCGAGCACGTGACGTAGGCGACGATGCCCCCCGGCTTGAGTGCGACGACGGCCGCGCTCAGCAGCTCGGTCTGCAGCTCGGTGAGCGCCGGCACATCCGACGGCGATTTGCGCCACCGCGCCTCCGGGCGCCGGCGCAGGGCGCCGAGGCCCGTGCACGGCGCGTCGACGAGGATGCGGTCGTACGCGCCGGGGTTGTCGGCGGCCCGGATGCGTCCGTCGGCCTCCGACACGGGCACCTCGAGCGGAACGCCCTCGATCGCGCGACGCACGAGTCCGGCCCGGGCCGGCGACACCTCGTTGGCCTCGAGCAGGGCGCCCCCGGCGAGCGCCTCGGCCGCCAGCACCGCCGTCTTGCCGCCGGGCCCGGCGCACAGGTCGAGCCAGCGCTCGCCCTCCCGCACCGGCTCGGCACGGGTCAGCGCGAGCGCGGCGAGCTGCGAGCCCTCGTCCTGCACGCGGATGCGTCCGCCCGACCGGGCGACGAGCCCCTCGGGGTCTCCCCCGCCCAGGCGGAAGCCGAACGGCGAGA
This genomic interval carries:
- the rpe gene encoding ribulose-phosphate 3-epimerase, producing the protein MQRHDEDSIRINPSILAADFVNMQAELARIDGADFVHVDVMDNHFVPNLTFGPQMVERIQATSPVPLDVHLMITDPDRWAPGYAELGAASVTFHLEAAAEPVALARRLREIGSRAGVAVKPGTPVESLFDHLGEFDQILVMTVEPGFGGQSFMPDTMPKLRLLADEARRRGSSVWLQVDGGIGEATIAQAAEAGADTFVAGSAVFGAGDPDAAIRGLRGLAAAHHH
- the glsA gene encoding glutaminase A — its product is MDPITALLAQVLDDIRGDDRGAPASYIPELATVDPDHLAFGVVGPRGRIRSVGDDEVEFTIQSISKPFVLAHVLAQRGLSDVLTRVGAEPSGEPFNAISLEEGTGRPANPMVNAGAIATTGMVPGDDVASRTESVLATLSAFAGRRLRVDEDVYHSESSTGDRNRALAHLMRSYGIIDAPVDLAVETYFRQCSILVTVRDLAVMASTLAFGGVNPVTGDRVVQERVARDVLSIMSSCGMYDFSGEWMLRVGLPAKSGVSGGVLAVAPSQFGVAAFSPRLDEHGNSVRGQAIVETLSDRMGMHLLEPHESISQPIVDVSETSDGRVIRLSGELGFAAAERVLVVLRDLATMAPKDAVLLVDGRELARTHPAAMVALRSELELLPGTIRFVE
- a CDS encoding phosphoribosyl-ATP diphosphatase, with protein sequence MKTFDELFAELSAKAVERPEGSGTVAELDAGVHYIGKKIVEEAAEVWMAAEYESTDATAEEASQLLYHLQVLLISKGLSLEDVYRHL
- a CDS encoding transcription antitermination factor NusB, yielding MTASAARQVAYDVLRAVNESDAYANLLLPTAIDRAALSTADAALATELTYGTLRRRGTYDAVIALAADRSAQDIDPPVIDALRLGVHQLLSTRVASHAAVHESVELARPAGRGAAGFVNAVLRRISRDTPGDWMTRVEESARSDDERLGLVSAHPVWVVRAFRRALAAEGRADELEALLTADNASPRVTMAALPGLAEPPGDARRTPFSPFGFRLGGGDPEGLVARSGGRIRVQDEGSQLAALALTRAEPVREGERWLDLCAGPGGKTAVLAAEALAGGALLEANEVSPARAGLVRRAIEGVPLEVPVSEADGRIRAADNPGAYDRILVDAPCTGLGALRRRPEARWRKSPSDVPALTELQTELLSAAVVALKPGGIVAYVTCSPHLAETSGVVGEIRRSFGDAIEELDARAVLTALADTDPRLPEQADGSKRAQLWPHRHNTDAMSISLLRKR